The genomic interval GCCTGGAACTCCTTCAGTCCATAGGTCCCATCGGCTCATTGATATCGGGCTATTCCTAGCATCGGACCGCTCTTAGATTGCTCGGTCCGCGCGTCCCGATTTTGAATGCTCTGTCCAGGGTCTAATGACTTGTTCCCCGCATCGAAGTGCTCTCAGCAATTATCGGATGCGGAATCACTACCGTTTTTACCTCCAAAGCACTTCAGATATTGTCAACTCTGTGACAGATGCATTTCAATGGGGCCTACGCCGGCTGAGCGGTCCGAAATAAACCTTACTTCGCGTGTAAACGGAGCAGTGCAGTACAGTACTTAATTTTGCACTGTGCGGTGATGGCGGCTTCTGTTCAAACAGTGCCTAGGTTACAGTAGAAAAGAGCCAGATTGCAATCATGCGGTTATATAACAAGCTATAAGTCAAAAGTTTATTGTAGTTAAGATGATTCTACCCCGTCACACGTGTCCGCTTCGCTTCGGGGCTGAGAATCGATGTAGCCGTCTCACATGTAGCGAGGTGAACAACATCAAGAGAGTTTCCATCCTATCTCAAGGTGTCAATCCTTACACATTGCGACAGCCAAAAAATTCAAGCAGCTCCACATACCTTTCTTtcaacagcatcaccaaccCTTGAACCAAGAATCCTTTCGTTATTTGCGGCGCAAGACCCTTGAACAGCCTGAAAATGCCCTCATGTTGTAGTATGTAAAGAAGAACCTCTGTAAAGCTCCTGAAAGGCTTGCCTTGACGTCCTTCTGGTGGCTTGGATTGCAGCATAGTCTTGGCAACTATGAGCGGATGGGTAGTAATGGTTGCCAGAACTTTCGAAAGAGCACCAAGTACTATGGAAGAGAACGTATTGTCAGTTAAAAGCAACAAATGATCAGCGCAAATGGCCAGATGAAACATACAAAATGTATCAAAAACACCGATCTCCCTTTTCAACGTAAGCAACCTCTCTCTCAGCCACTGGTAGACACCATATGTGATCATCGGGTTAACGACGAGAATTAAATTGACTTTGAGCCCTCTCCACAGCCCTGTCCAGCCGTCTTCGCTCTGCACGATCTCCCTCATAGTCTCCCACATCGACGATTTCTGATAGGCACATTTGCTGGTTTGCTGTCGGGTGATTATCACAGCGATGGGGTTGGTGCACAATTGAGCCATGGCACCACCGACAGCACCTAGTCCAAGCTCCTTGATAATACCATTTGTGTCTGGAAGACGGAAAAATTGAAGGGCAGAGCCATGAAATCTCCGCGCTGCTTCCGACCAGTAAAAGTATGTAAAGTTCATCGAGGCTGTGCCAAGAATGGAACTGCTCAGCCCGCTGTATAGACCGGAGATACCCTCATCGCGGAGGATTTGAAAAATTGCGTCCGCTGCATTTTCAAAAGTGTCGCTGGCAGGAGAGACGGAAACCTCTGCATCTTCAGTCCCTAGCTGCTTTCGTCGCTGGACTTGTACTTGCAATCTTGTCTTCACGCTATGACGATAATTAGGAAGACTAGCGGGAAGAGAATGAGATTGCAAGAGACGTACACATCAAGTGGGTATACGATGACATTCGCCAAGATAGCTGCTGTGGTTCCAGAGACGGCCCCGTCCCAGGGCGACGGACGGTGGTTGCGGCTCATATTGAATATCCTAGCAGCACGTTATGAATTATTTTGTTTAGGGATAATGCAATTTACTTCGGGCTACCTTTATGTCCTTTCCACTGGCGGGTACCAAAAACCATCGGGCCGCACGGTGCGGACCGAGTTAACCGAACGGACAACTTGTTTTCAACACGACAGAGTTCCTGGGTGCCATCTAGTTATTGAAATATCGCTAATTGGATCTAGCTCGATCCTGTCAGGCTTAcatccttcttttctttggcgaCTTCGATCTCATCATAGAAGAACTCTGCTAGTAGGGCTACTCATCTTCGAGATCGAATCTTGATATACAAAGGTACAATAAAAGCTCCTGAACTGTGTTGCTATTCAATCTCTCTCGGCAATATTAATAGAGCTATGGTCCTTCTTTACAGATATACCGGCTGGTCCAAGTCATATTTACCACCAATAGATAGTTGAGGAATCTGCGCGTATTTAGACTGCAGCAGAGCCCTAGTATTTTGCAGAACCTATCCAAAAAAGAATACTGAGGTTAGCAAATGATCAACCATACTGATATGATCCTTGTGGGTCATTCTCACCTGCACATAACTCTGGCGCGGATTGGCCCTCATGGTGTTGATGAAAGCCCACGACATTGCGCCTGGGTATTCATGTCAGCAGCCACACCTTTTTAAATTGTGAAGTATGCGATCCAAACACTCACCTGTCGCAAGACCCTGCATACTCGTATCGGCCGAAGTTTGATCGTCCGCACACCCACTAAACATCCACACATCCTTGCCCTCACTGCGCCAATCCTCGACGAAATTCTCATCCGCGAGGCCATTCTCATCAGAGGGCGCATCCGGGTGCTGGAACTTATGCAGCAGGGACGTTCCGTGCTCAATCAGCGTCTGAACATCGTGGACCTTCTCGATGGAGAATCCGCCGTGGAGCAGACCCTTTGCCTCCCTGGCTAGCGAAAGACCCTCTTTGACGTTGCCCATCATGTTCACCCGGCCGTCGGCATCGGGCTTGAACACGTAGGGCAGCTCCACTGCTGAGCCGGAGTGGCAGCAGTCGAAGAGGATTGTTAAGCGGCACCGCGGATTCATGGGGGAGACGATCACTTTGTGTAGCTTTGGGGGGGTTTGAGTGAGCGAGTGAATCTCCTAGGTAAAGGTGCGCTAACCTACCGTATCGCTCGTGATCTGTCCATGTTGTTCGAAATCAATGGGACAGATAGTGTCATCGAAGCTACCCGATGTCAGCACAGGATGTCTTGATTGAAGGAGAAGTCAATCCATACCCAGAATCTCGGTCCCCATCCGGATCTCGCACTTGGCCTATTTGTTTACCATCATGTCAGAACATCTACTCCACAAGGTCACCCAattaaaaaaagaaaaaagacagCTAGCATACTCCCATGGCCAGAATACGACAACCACAACGAATCACCCGGATTATTCCCCGTAACCAACCACCGAAAGGCAGCCAGCATATTGGCGCCCGTGGGGAAGAACGGCGAGCCGCGATTCTGCGGCTTATCGGTCAAGATGACCATTTCTCGCGGGTCCGGGGAGAAACCACGTTCGCGAACCAGGTATTCGCGCACGTTCATGGCGTCATTTATGCAGCCATTTAGCTGGTGCTTGGAGCCGGTGTAGTTGATTCCGATCAGGAGGGCCTTCTTGCGGGGCATTTTGGAGAGGATAGCTCAGGGTTTCTGAGGATTTCTGCTGTTTGGTAATTGTAATCACGAAAGAATATCGAGGCGGAATCAATAATAGGGGGGGTCAGACAATATATAATCATTCGAGGGGTAACTTACACTAAGCCTGACTTGGCTTAAATAAGCTTTCCGGGACGCCTACATTTTCGATTCATAGCAACACATCTACATGTACTGGTCAAGTATATAACGAAAAGGTCATGTCATCGTTTACGGTCATAAAGATATGGGGAAATGCATGGGCCAAGTGCCCGGAGCAAAACCCAAAGCACTCATCTAAAACTCCCAGCCGGAAAGAAGCGAGGGCCCGCGAAGCCGTGGGCGATGATGCTTTGGATGTCAATATTGCCGTCGCTGCGGGGGCTCCATAGTTTGATGAGAATGAATCGACCAGAACTAGAAAAGAGGTCAGTACGCTGCccaggaaaaaaaaaagaaaaaaaaagggcgCAGACAAATACATACGGTGGAGGATCAAACTTGATGCTAACCATGCTCTTCTCGCGCTCGATAAAGAAGCGCGCGTGCGGTTTCAGCACCTCCGGACTCGATGGATTGCTCTCATGTGCCGCATCTGGAGCCGGGGCAGGGGGAAGGGGTGGGACGGGGTCGACGAGGCTGGGGCCCTGCCGACGTCTCTGGAGCTCGCGTTCTTCGGCAGAATATTGACGGCGCATGGACCCGATGCGACGTCGAAGCTCTATGCGGCGGCGGGCAAACGTGCTGAGGTTGCTGTTGTgtccatcctcgtcgtcatcatcgctCTCGCTCTCATCGCTGTCGGAACACATGAGATCGGACGATTGGTCGGCTTGGTTCATCCTCTCGAGCTCGGAAAGGGGCAGGACATTGAGATCCTCGTTTGCTTCGGGTTCGAGAAAGCCAGTCTCCTCCGAATTCTCATCGTATTCCGTTGTTACACGGAATTCTGCCTGCGGGTCGTTGGCCTCTCGGTCGGTAGCGGGAAGCTCAGGGTCCGACGCGGACGAGTCAGGCCCCATCAGCACCGTACGCTCGAGGGATTGGAGAGGGGATCGATATGCGGTAAGATACTCCTGGGACGGCTGCATGCCACTCCGGCGGTttcgacgccgccgtcgagtGTTGGAGTACTGAATCTGGTACTCCGCCGTGCGCGCGAGCAGCTCATCCGACGTCATCGACACGAATACCATGCCTTCTTGGATTCTAGGTCAAAGTGGGTCAACGCTTGCTAGAAAGTCAGAtgaacagaaagaaacgtACGGAGCATCAAACCCGGTTCTGGGAGCCTTGATGACAATTTTCTTCAAGCAGAAGGGCGCCTCGCCGCGGTGACGTAGAACTAGATTGCATCGGTCCGACTTGGTACAGTAGACCGACTGGTCACTTCGCAGCACATTCTCCGGCAGGGAGCTGTCCCCATCTGGGTCATACATCCCGCCGTCGCAGCTGGCAATCTCCATCTGCAGCGCTCCCGGAACCACCTGGCCGTACTGGCCGTAGTTGAAGCCCCGCAGACCCTCCCGGTTATCATCTGCATCGAGCTTGCGGCGTTTCAATCTCCCTCGACCCTCACGACTCGCATGAGTTGACTGTGGGATCAACGACGGTGATCTGGGCTGGGATACCGCCTCGTCGAGAAGTGAAGCAAAGTCCGGGGGGTCCCGATGTCGTTGGCGGTCTTCTGGTCGAGCACGACGCCGGAAGGCCCGGCTACTGGATCGTGGTTCCATCTCTTGAGCTGTCGGGgttgatgacgacggtgaGGAGCGTTCGGAGCGGAGCTGATCGTGCCAGAGGTTGCGGATTCGTTCTGCTGGGTTGCCGAACTCAAACTGTTGAATCTGCCGGTCCACTGCCGCACGAGCCTGCTCGAAGTTGCTTCGATCGCGGGTTCGGTCGAGATGATGCTCCTCTTGGTTCAGCGTCTCCAGGGCTCGGGTGGTATTGTAGGTGCTGGTTCGGTTACGCTCCGAGTTCACCAAATTCCGAAGGTGTTGCAGACGGAGCACACTTGGAGGCAGTGGTCGCTCGTTAGAGCCCCGAGATGGGCGGCGGGACGAAGCAGGGGGGTAATCGTAATTGCCCGACTTTCGCGGTGTTCGTTAGCTaggagggtgagggagcTGGGTGATGATGCAATAACCTACCATGCTTCAGGGCCCAAACGGATAGACCAGGGGTATAGGCTAGCAAATGTTTGCTTTAGGGAGACAATCCAGAGATAAAGAGGCAGAAAGAGCCCAGGACGAGCACAAGGATGTCTCGTAGGagggggaaggagagagcCACACGTGATGATTAAGGTAGCTGATTAAGTTAGGCATCATCTCCGAGTTGCAGCTTGGCTCACCCTGCTTGCCCCTGGGTTCCTTCTCCCCAACACAATCTAGAAGACACCATGGCGGACCCAGAGAACTCCGAGCAGTCAATCAGCGCTGGTACGCTCCGATACCGTTCGCATCAACCCCTCCCACTGACTCTTTTGCCCTGAATAGCTGAGATTGCGCTCTACGACCGACAAATCCGACTGTGGGGAGTCTCCGCGCAAAAGAAGTGAGCAACTCCTAGCCTGGTGGTTCTCCCTCAACTCTAACCTTCCACTCCCAGGATCGGAGCTGCCAAGATCCTCCTGATCAGCGTGAAAGCGCTCGCGAACGAAGTAGCCAAGAACCTCGTGCTGGCGGGCATCGGCTCGTTGACCATCATCGACCATGAAATTGTCACGGAGGACGACCTGTCCGCGCAATTCTTCATATCGGAGGAGCATGTCGGGCAGAACGTCAGTCTCTCCCTCTACCCGGACGAGGATCAATCCAGTACTGACAGACACACGCAGCGCGCGCAAGCAGCCGGGCCTCAAATCCACAAGATGAACCCACGGGTAGACCTCCAAATCGACACGGACGACGTCAAGACAAAGTCCCCCGAGTTCTTCGCTCAGTTCGACGTGACCATCGCCACAGACCTCGACTTCATGACCTACAACTCCATCAACACCGCCTGTCGCGTCGCCCAGAAGCCGTTCTACGCCGCCGGCCTGCACGGGTTCTATGGGTATGTCTTCGCCGACCTGATAACCCACGAGTTCGTGATCGAGCGCGCCAAATCCAACGTGCCGCCTCCACAACAAGAAACACCCACCCGCAGCGTCGTGGACATCGCTaccaagaaagaaaacgACAAGACCATCGAGCTGATCACCAAGCGCGAGACATACTCCCCCTTACTCCTGGCCAACACATCCCCCCTCCCCGAAGACCTCACGCGCAACGCCCGGCGCCGCAAGCAAGTAACGCCCCTCCTCAGCTGCCTGCGCGCACTCTGGGAATTCCAGAAACAAGGCTTCGGCGCCCTCCCGACCTTCTCGCAGATCGACCTCGCCGAATTCACCAAGCTCTCGCGCGAAGCGCACCACTTCCTCAAGCTCGACCCCGAAACGCTGGACGCGGAGTTCCTGCGCAAATTCCTGCAGAATCTCGGCAGCGAGCTGAGTCCCGTCGCGGCGTTTATGGGCGGGGCCCTGGCGCAGGACGTGATCAATGTTCTCTCCGCGAGGGAGCAACCGCTGCAGAACCTGTTGCTTTTCGATGGTGATCGCTCCATCGGCCCTATTTACTCGTTGCATCCGTTTTTCTcgccggggatggaggcCCTGGCTGCTGTGCCGCCGGTGGCTAATCCCATTCCGGTGGATGGGAACGTTGTGCCGCCTTCTACCGTTGTATGATTGTCTCGTCGGAAATGGGACATGGTgctttttttcttatttctTGGTTCTGGTTGAACAAGCCACGGCGTATTTGCATTTCTTTTTTATTTCTCCGTTTCTGCCATCATCCCTCGATGGAGGGAGGTGCTCAATTAATGCCGTCATGTCATGTCATTTTCTCGTCCGTGTACGATAGAGCTCGATATCTACTGCCTGCAAAATCAGAAATTCATACGCGCAAGATCATGTTCAAAAAAAATCAATTCTATCAAAGGCGAGTGAGTAGTTCTTCAAGCAACAGCGCTCCCGgaccaaaaagaagaagaaaatagaTAAATTGTCACTCTGGGAACAATTTTTGTAGTAAACAACATTCAAGAAAGCGGCGACAAGGTCGGGTGGATATATTATGATGAGCGCATTTCAATCAGTCTCTCTGGAAACGTCTCACTCCTTAATGAACGGGTTCTCCTCATCAGTCGCCTTTTTCGGGCCCATATGGTGCTCGCCCGAGGCACTGGCGACATCCGCGTCCTCGTGCTCATCGTCGGAGATGAGACCATGCAGCTCGAAGGTCTCGGCGTCgtggatctgctgcgcctCGGAGGCAGATCGGGCC from Penicillium psychrofluorescens genome assembly, chromosome: 5 carries:
- a CDS encoding uncharacterized protein (ID:PFLUO_008359-T1.cds;~source:funannotate), whose protein sequence is MADPENSEQSISAAEIALYDRQIRLWGVSAQKKIGAAKILLISVKALANEVAKNLVLAGIGSLTIIDHEIVTEDDLSAQFFISEEHVGQNRAQAAGPQIHKMNPRVDLQIDTDDVKTKSPEFFAQFDVTIATDLDFMTYNSINTACRVAQKPFYAAGLHGFYGYVFADLITHEFVIERAKSNVPPPQQETPTRSVVDIATKKENDKTIELITKRETYSPLLLANTSPLPEDLTRNARRRKQVTPLLSCLRALWEFQKQGFGALPTFSQIDLAEFTKLSREAHHFLKLDPETLDAEFLRKFLQNLGSELSPVAAFMGGALAQDVINVLSAREQPLQNLLLFDGDRSIGPIYSLHPFFSPGMEALAAVPPVANPIPVDGNVVPPSTVV
- a CDS encoding uncharacterized protein (ID:PFLUO_008357-T1.cds;~source:funannotate), which gives rise to MPRKKALLIGINYTGSKHQLNGCINDAMNVREYLVRERGFSPDPREMVILTDKPQNRGSPFFPTGANMLAAFRWLVTGNNPGDSLWLSYSGHGSQVRDPDGDRDSGFDDTICPIDFEQHGQITSDTLHKVIVSPMNPRCRLTILFDCCHSGSAVELPYVFKPDADGRVNMMGNVKEGLSLAREAKGLLHGGFSIEKVHDVQTLIEHGTSLLHKFQHPDAPSDENGLADENFVEDWRSEGKDVWMFSGCADDQTSADTSMQGLATGAMSWAFINTMRANPRQSYVQVLQNTRALLQSKYAQIPQLSIGGKYDLDQPVYL
- a CDS encoding uncharacterized protein (ID:PFLUO_008358-T1.cds;~source:funannotate); the encoded protein is MSGNYDYPPASSRRPSRGSNERPLPPSVLRLQHLRNLVNSERNRTSTYNTTRALETLNQEEHHLDRTRDRSNFEQARAAVDRQIQQFEFGNPAERIRNLWHDQLRSERSSPSSSTPTAQEMEPRSSSRAFRRRARPEDRQRHRDPPDFASLLDEAVSQPRSPSLIPQSTHASREGRGRLKRRKLDADDNREGLRGFNYGQYGQVVPGALQMEIASCDGGMYDPDGDSSLPENVLRSDQSVYCTKSDRCNLVLRHRGEAPFCLKKIVIKAPRTGFDAPIQEGMVFVSMTSDELLARTAEYQIQYSNTRRRRRNRRSGMQPSQEYLTAYRSPLQSLERTVLMGPDSSASDPELPATDREANDPQAEFRVTTEYDENSEETGFLEPEANEDLNVLPLSELERMNQADQSSDLMCSDSDESESDDDDEDGHNSNLSTFARRRIELRRRIGSMRRQYSAEERELQRRRQGPSLVDPVPPLPPAPAPDAAHESNPSSPEVLKPHARFFIEREKSMVSIKFDPPPSGRFILIKLWSPRSDGNIDIQSIIAHGFAGPRFFPAGSFR